In one Lolium rigidum isolate FL_2022 chromosome 3, APGP_CSIRO_Lrig_0.1, whole genome shotgun sequence genomic region, the following are encoded:
- the LOC124700504 gene encoding bisdemethoxycurcumin synthase-like, which yields MATVHQIRRAQRADGPAAVLAIGTANPETTMLQGDYADYYFRVTKSEHHADLKDKLKRICKKSGIEKRYLHLDEELLAAHPDFSDRTLATLDARIEIASAAVPALAASAAAKAIAEWGHPASDITHLVFSTYSGGKAPSADLRLASLLGLRPTVSRTILSLNGCSGGGRALQLAKELAENNRGARDRLDTILGQGIFGDGASAAIVGADPVVVGTVERPLFEMVFATQTTIPKTEGDISMQLMKGGLDFHLSTRVPKLLKNNIERCLIDTFELLGVDATWNELFWAIHPGGRVILDNVEELLALDDGKLAASRRVLSEFGNMSGATVIFVLDELRRRMARGEEAAEWGVMMAFGPGITIETMVLHATCNLQEN from the exons ATGGCCACCGTCCACCAGATCCGGCGCGCTCAGCGTGCGGACGGCCCGGCGGCCGTCCTCGCCATTGGCACGGCGAATCCGGAGACCACCATGCTGCAGGGCGATTACGCCGACTACTACTTCCGCGTTACCAAGAGCGAGCACCACGCCGACCTCAAGGACAAACTCAAGAGAATTT GTAAAAAATCAGGGATCGAGAAGCGCTACTTGCACCTcgacgaggagctcctcgccGCGCACCCGGACTTCAGCGACCGCACGTTGGCGACCCTCGACGCGCGCATAGAAATTGCCTCCGCCGCGGTACCCGCGCTCGCCGCGTCCGCCGCGGCGAAGGCCATCGCCGAGTGGGGGCACCCGGCGTCCGACATAACCCACCTCGTCTTCAGCACCTACTCCGGTGGCAAGGCACCAAGCGCCGACCTCCGCCTGGCGTCGCTCCTCGGCCTCCGCCCTACCGTGTCCCGCACCATACTCAGCCTCAACGGCTGctccggcggcggcagggcgCTGCAGCTCGCCAAGGAGCTCGCCGAGAACAACCGCGGCGCGCGC GACCGCCTGGACACCATCCTCGGCCAGGGAATTTTCGGCGACGGCGCGAGCGCGGCCATCGTCGGTGCCGACCCCGTCGTGGTCGGCACCGTCGAGCGCCCGCTGTTCGAGATGGTGTTCGCCACGCAGACGACGATACCGAAGACCGAGGGCGACATCAGCATGCAGCTCATGAAAGGCGGCCTCGACTTCCACCTCTCCACCCGAGTGCCGAAGTTACTGAAAAACAACATCGAGCGCTGTCTGATCGACACCTTCGAGCTTCTTGGTGTCGATGCTACGTGGAATGAACTGTTCTGGGCGATCCATCCTGGGGGACGTGTGATCTTGGATAACGTCGAGGAACTGCTCGCGCTGGACGACGGGAAGCTGGCGGCGAGCCGACGAGTGCTGAGTGAGTTTGGTAACATGAGTGGCGCGACGGTGATCTTCGTGCTCGATGAGCTGCGCCGGCGCATGGCGAGGGGAGAGGAGGCGGCCGAATGGGGGGTGATGATGGCGTTCGGCCCGGGGATCACGATCGAGACGATGGTGCTGCACGCCACATGCAACCTCCAGGAAAACTAG